Proteins co-encoded in one Streptomyces sp. JH34 genomic window:
- a CDS encoding VIT1/CCC1 transporter family protein: MSIIETDAVLHEAHRDNHTHRDVNGGWLRPAVFGAMDGLVSNLALMTGVAGGAVSQQAIVITGLAGLAAGAFSMAAGEYTSVASQRELVEAELDVERRELRKHPKDEMRELAALYESRGVEPALAQEVARQLSRDPEQALEIHAREELGIDPGDLPSPLVAALSSFGAFALGALLPVLPYLLGATVMWPAVLLALAGLFGCGAVVARVTARTWWFSGLRQLVLGGAAAAITYGLGSLFGVAVG, from the coding sequence GTGTCCATCATCGAGACCGACGCCGTACTGCACGAGGCCCACCGCGACAACCACACCCACCGTGACGTGAACGGCGGCTGGCTGCGGCCCGCGGTGTTCGGCGCCATGGACGGTCTCGTCTCCAACCTCGCCCTGATGACGGGCGTCGCCGGAGGAGCGGTCTCCCAGCAGGCCATCGTCATCACCGGCCTGGCCGGGCTCGCCGCCGGTGCGTTCTCCATGGCCGCGGGGGAGTACACGTCCGTCGCCTCGCAGCGCGAGCTCGTCGAGGCCGAGCTCGACGTCGAGCGGCGTGAGCTGCGCAAACACCCCAAGGACGAGATGCGGGAGCTCGCCGCGCTCTACGAGTCCCGAGGGGTCGAGCCCGCCCTCGCCCAGGAGGTCGCCCGGCAGCTGTCCCGGGACCCCGAGCAGGCGCTCGAGATACACGCCCGCGAGGAACTCGGCATCGACCCGGGCGACCTGCCCTCGCCTCTCGTCGCCGCCCTGTCCTCCTTCGGAGCCTTCGCGCTGGGGGCCCTGCTGCCCGTCCTGCCCTACCTGCTCGGCGCGACCGTCATGTGGCCCGCCGTGCTGCTCGCACTGGCCGGCCTCTTCGGCTGCGGCGCGGTGGTCGCCAGGGTGACGGCGCGCACCTGGTGGTTCAGCGGACTGCGCCAGCTCGTGCTCGGCGGGGCCGCCGCGGCGATCACGTACGGGCTCGGCTCGCTGTTCGGTGTGGCAGTCGGCTGA